Part of the Chloracidobacterium thermophilum B genome is shown below.
TGCCGCCGCCGGCCGCGCCTTGGACTACCTTTTCAAGGTGCAGCAGAACGCTGACGGCAGTTTTCCGCAGAATAGCTGGCTGGATGGGCGTCCCTACTGGCCGAGCGTCCAGCTTGACGAAGTGGCCTACCCCATCATCCTGGCCTGGCAACTCGAACGCTTTGACCGCGAGACCTACACCCAGCACGTCCGGCCGGCCGCCGAATACATCCTGCGCCATGGCCCCTACACGCCACAGGAGCGGTGGGAGGAGGAAGAGGGCTATTCCCCTTCCACGATAGCCGCCGAAATCGCCGGTCTGATCTGCGCGGCAGACATTGCCCGGCGGCTGGGCCGCGCTGAAGACGCCGAACGCTATGAGCGCACGGCTGACCGCTGGGCCGAAGGCGTCCAGCAGTGGTGCTACACAACGACCGGCCCGTGGGACGAAGGTGAAGCCGAACGGGGGTACTACCTGCGCATCAATAACAACCGCGACCCAAACGACGGTTTCAAGCTCGACATCAACAACGGCGGCGGCCAACACGATGAGCGCGCCATCGTGGATGCGGGTTTTCTGGAACTCGTACGGTTGGGCATCGTACCGCCCGACGACCCCAAAATCCTGCGTTCACTGCGGATGGTTGACCGGGTGATTCGGGTTGAAACGCCCATGGGGCCGGGCTGGCGACGCTACAACTACGACGGGTATGGCGAGCGCGCCGACGGCAGCGGCTGGCAGGACAAAGGCATCGGGCGTATCTGGCCGTTGTTGACCGGCGAGCGCGGCGAATACGTCATTGCCAGCGGCGGCGATGCCAATCCCTACGCGAAAACCATGCTGGCCTTTGCCGGCCCAACGGGGATGATCCCTGAACAGGTTTGGGATCAGGCATATCCGCCCGATACCCGCTACCGGATAGGTCAGGGCACGGGCAGCGCCACGCCTCTGGCCTGGAGCATGGCGCAGTTCGTGCGGCTCGTGATGTGCATCGAAGCCAGGCGGGTCGTCGAACAGCCGGCCGTGGTCTTTCAGCGGTACGCCGGAAAGCAACGCCCCCGCTGACGGGCAGGAATGTCATGCCTGCCTGTCATTTGGGGGCTCGCCCGCATCACACCGGGCCGTCCCGCGCGCTGCCGGTCCTACTGAAGGGCGCTGTTTTCGCGGTACTCCGTGGCGCAGCAGCCCGTGTAGCGTTTGAACGCCCGTGAAAAGTAGTCGCTGTCTGCAAAACCGACCTTGAAGGCCACTTCCTTGATGGTCGTGCAGTTGGCTGTCATCAGCAACTGCTTGGCGGCTTCGAGGCGGGTCTGCTGAAGCAACTGCCGGAACCGCATTCCGGCATGGCGGTTGAGCAGCCGCGACAACTGCCCCGAAGAAAGGTTGAGCCGGCTTGCCACCGCGCGCAGGTTGAGGTTCGGGTCCTGATAGTGCGCGGCAACGACTTTCATCACCCGGTCCATCAGAAACGCTTCGGCCGGCGGTTCAAGTTCGGCGGTCGTCGGCAGCGGAAACATGTGCTTCAGAGACTGTGCGGCCTGCCAGACCTCATCCGGCGAGGAAGCACTCAGCATAAAGTCGGCCGAGACCGTGTTTTTGACCTCCAGCGGAGACTGCCCGTTAGAGAACTCATGGGAGCGCCGCAGGAACACGAGACAGGCATTCGGCGCGACCCGCCGCAGTTCATTCACAATTCGCCGCCGGATGGGAAACAGCGACACCCCAACGATGATGATGTGGTACTTGCTCAGTTCGGAAAGTCGCGTCCCAGCCTCTTCGAGCGTATAGGTCGCCGTTACCGGCAGCCCGTATTTCTCGACCGCCTTAGCCGCATGGTTGAGTTCATCTATGACGGCGACGCGGAAATCGGGAACCTGACCGTTCGTGTAGGTGCTCATCACTCCCTCCCTGGGCAGCCGCGCCCAATGCGACATCACGAGCTTCTCAGGAAGCCACTGTGGAATGGCAAACTGGAAAAATCCAGCGATGGCAGTGACAGTACCCTGTTCCAGCCGGGAGAGGCAAGAATTTTCTGCACTGAAAGGTGTGGCGAATTTTCTAGCTTGCTGGTCTAGGTCCGGGCGAAAGCCCGGTAACGCCCCAGCGCCATGAGCGGGAAGTAGTTCCGGTAGAAGTGATAGTTCATGTAGAAGTGGTTGGGGAAGCCGGTGCCGGTAAACTCGGCTTCCGTCCAGCTTCCGTCGTCATTCTGGTGGGTGACGAGATATTCGATGCCCCGGCGAGCGCAGTCGGACTTGCCTTCGCCGCCGGCCATCAGACCCAGCAGTGCCCAGGCCGTCTGGGAAGGCGTGCTTTTGCCGACGCCCATCAGGGTCCGGTCGCCGTAGCTGGCGCAGGTTTCGCCCCAGCCGCCGTCTTCGTTCTGGCAGGAGTTGAGCCACTGCGTACCGCGCATGATGAAGGCTTCGCGGGGGTCAAGCCCCAGAGCAACCAGGCCGCAGATGACCATGTGCGTGCCGTAGATATAGTTGACGCCCCAGCGTCCCCACCAGCAGCCTTCCGGTTCCTGTTTGCTTTTGATGAAGGCAATGGCCCGTTCGACCTTTTCCCGTGGCGCGGCATAACCGGTGACGCCCAGCATTTCGAGGATGTGTCCAGTGAGGTCGGCAGTGGGCGGGTCAATCATGGCTTTGAGGTCGCCATACGGGATGTCGTTGAGGATTTCGAGGGTGTTGTCCACATCAAAAGCGCCCCAGCCGCCGTTTTTGCTCTGCATCGAGAGTGTCCACTCGATGGCGAGTTTCAGGCGGCGCTGTTTTTCGGCTTCGTCGGGGAGCTTGAGCCGGTGCAGCGCCATGGTGACGACGGCTGTATCGTCCACATCGGGGAAAAAATCGTTCCAGAACTCGAAGGCCCAGCCGCCGGCCGGCCCGGTCCGGTTTTTGAACCGCCAGTCGCCGTCCCGGAAAATCTGCTTGGAGAGCAGCCACTCGCCGGCGCGGACGAGCGCCGGATGATCGTTGGGCAGCCCTGAATCGAGCAGGGCGAGGATGGTCAGGCCCGTATCCCAGACGGGAGAAACACAGGGCTGCGTGTGGAACTCATCTTCGGTCTCAATGCAGAACCGCTCCACGGCCGCGATGCCCTTCTGCATGACCGGGTGGGTCGGCGCATAGCCCCGGCAGTGCAGCCCCAGGAGCGAGTTGAGCATGGCCGGAATGATGCCGCCCCAGTCGCCGCTGTCGTCCTGGTGTTCGAGCGTCCACTGTTCGGCCCGCGCCAGGGCTTCCGCCCTACGTGGCGAGAGGTCGAACCGCTCCATGAGTTTGAGCATCCAGTCGAAGCCGATGAAAACACCTCCCAGCGACAGGAGGCCGGCGGGATTGGGCAGGGACAGGTCGGCCTGGGCGCGGCCTTCGGCATACAGCTCATCGGCATCGCCGCCCGGTACGCGCACGACGGGTTTCCGGTCGCTGACAAGGAGCAGGGGAACCGTCGAGCTGCGCGCCCAACTGGCGAGTTCGTAAATGGTGAAGGGAAACCAGTCCGGCAGGAGCATAATCCACGGCGGAAGCGTCGGGCAGCCTTCCCAGGGAAACGCGCCGAACAGCGCCAGATGGATTTTGGTGAACACCCGCGCTTTGGTGATGCCGCCGCGCGCCAGAATGAACTGCCGGGCGCGCGCCATGTGCGGCAGGTCGGGGCTGTCGCCGAGCAGTTTGAGGGCAAAGTAGGCCTCGATGCTCGTGGAGAGTTCGCCGCCGTCGCCGTAGTACAGCTCCCAGCCGCCGTGTTCGCGCTGCTGGCGGCGCAGGTAGGTGCGGATTTTCTCAAACTGCCGCGTCCGTTCACCGTCCGTGCCGAGCACCTTGTGGAGAAACACGTACTCAGCCGTCAGGGTGACATTGGCTTCAAGTTCGGCCCACCAGTAGCCTTCCGGGTACTGCTTGGAAAGAAGATACGCTTGCGCTTTGCGGATGGCTGCCTCGACGGCGGCCGCTGTGGCCGGCGCCGGCCGCGCCGAGCGGAAGGCGGGCGGCAGTGGTGACTCGACGACAGGTTGTACAAAGCGGGGCGCAAATCCGGGCATAGCGGTGGTTCCTCGGAAAAGCAGGGTACGGACGCCGGCTGTCGGGCAGCCAGCGCGAAGTCGGCGACTCTATCTCAGAATCAGAAGCCAGGCTACACCTGCCGGGGGTGAGAAGGTCACTGGCTGGAGTGCTTTCGGCGTTGCTTGGCGAATGGTGAGGGTGCGATGTAAGCTTGCATCCAAGGTCGTTGACTCTTCCCGGAAGACACAGGTGTTTCTCATGGCAATAGCGAATGATGCGGCTGCGCCGGCAAAACGGCAAAATCCTTCCCGGAGCGGGTTTGGTCTGCGCGCTGAAGTTCACGATGAAATCCGAAACGACTTTGACAGTGCGTTGGTCCAGCGCATCAAGGCTTCTGGGGGGACGCACCAGGCGGGCCGTCTCACCTTCCGTCTCGCGCAGGAGTTCGGTTTCTGCTATGGCGTTGACCACGCCCTTGACCTGGCCTACGAGACCCACGTGCGGTTTCCCAACCGGCGGGTGTATCTGACCGGGGAAATCATCCACAACCCCACAGTCAACGAGCAGTTGGCCCGGATGGGCTACTGTTTTCTGCGGCCGGGCGACGAAGTGACAGCCGATGATATTGTCCTGATCCCGGCCTTTGGCGCCCCGACCCACGAGCTGGAACGTCTCAAGCGCATCGGCTGCCTGCTGGTGGATACGACCTGCGGCTCGGTGGTCCACGTCTGGAAGCGGGTCGAAAAGTATGCGCGGGAAGGTTTTACGGCCATCATTCACGGCAAGTACGACCACGAGGAAACCGAGGCCACGCGCTCGCGGACGACGCTCTATCCCAACGGCAAGTTTCTTGTCGTGCGCGACCGGGTGCAGGCGCAGGATGTCTGTGATTACATCCTTGGGCGCGGCAGCCGCGAAGCCTTCCTGGCCAGGTATGCTGCCGTGGCGACGCCGGGTTTTGACCCGGACCGCGACTTGCAGCGCGTCGGGCTGGCCAACCAGACAACGATGCTTTCGAGTGAGTCCCTGGAAATTGCGGAGATGATTCGGCGCGCTATCGAGCAGCGGTACGGGCCGGAAGAAGTCAAAACACGCTTTCGTTCGTTTGATACCATCTGCAGCGCCACCCAGGAACGGCAGGATGCCATCCTGAAGCTCATCGAAGAACCGCTTGATCTGGTCATTGTGGTGGGCGGCTACAACAGCAGCAACACCGAGCACCTGTGTGAAATTGCCGCAGAGCGGTTGCCGACTTACCACATCAATGCGCCGGAGTGTCTGGTATCGGCAAGGGAAATCCGCCACAAGCCGGCTTTCAGCAAGGAAGAGACGACTTCGTGGGACTGGCTCCCGGAAGGGCCTGTCACCATTGGCATCACGGCTGGGGCTTCGACGCCCAACAAGGTCGTCGGAGATTGTATTGAACGCATTGTGGCACTGGCCGACGTGGGCTGAGCGTCCCCCGGTCAGATTAGCGAGGAGTGTCGGTTGACGATGGTTGTGGGAGAACGGGGCGAGGAATTCCGCCAGACGGGCCGGCG
Proteins encoded:
- a CDS encoding AraC family transcriptional regulator, which produces MSTYTNGQVPDFRVAVIDELNHAAKAVEKYGLPVTATYTLEEAGTRLSELSKYHIIIVGVSLFPIRRRIVNELRRVAPNACLVFLRRSHEFSNGQSPLEVKNTVSADFMLSASSPDEVWQAAQSLKHMFPLPTTAELEPPAEAFLMDRVMKVVAAHYQDPNLNLRAVASRLNLSSGQLSRLLNRHAGMRFRQLLQQTRLEAAKQLLMTANCTTIKEVAFKVGFADSDYFSRAFKRYTGCCATEYRENSALQ
- the shc gene encoding squalene--hopene cyclase, yielding MPGFAPRFVQPVVESPLPPAFRSARPAPATAAAVEAAIRKAQAYLLSKQYPEGYWWAELEANVTLTAEYVFLHKVLGTDGERTRQFEKIRTYLRRQQREHGGWELYYGDGGELSTSIEAYFALKLLGDSPDLPHMARARQFILARGGITKARVFTKIHLALFGAFPWEGCPTLPPWIMLLPDWFPFTIYELASWARSSTVPLLLVSDRKPVVRVPGGDADELYAEGRAQADLSLPNPAGLLSLGGVFIGFDWMLKLMERFDLSPRRAEALARAEQWTLEHQDDSGDWGGIIPAMLNSLLGLHCRGYAPTHPVMQKGIAAVERFCIETEDEFHTQPCVSPVWDTGLTILALLDSGLPNDHPALVRAGEWLLSKQIFRDGDWRFKNRTGPAGGWAFEFWNDFFPDVDDTAVVTMALHRLKLPDEAEKQRRLKLAIEWTLSMQSKNGGWGAFDVDNTLEILNDIPYGDLKAMIDPPTADLTGHILEMLGVTGYAAPREKVERAIAFIKSKQEPEGCWWGRWGVNYIYGTHMVICGLVALGLDPREAFIMRGTQWLNSCQNEDGGWGETCASYGDRTLMGVGKSTPSQTAWALLGLMAGGEGKSDCARRGIEYLVTHQNDDGSWTEAEFTGTGFPNHFYMNYHFYRNYFPLMALGRYRAFART
- a CDS encoding 4-hydroxy-3-methylbut-2-enyl diphosphate reductase, translated to MAIANDAAAPAKRQNPSRSGFGLRAEVHDEIRNDFDSALVQRIKASGGTHQAGRLTFRLAQEFGFCYGVDHALDLAYETHVRFPNRRVYLTGEIIHNPTVNEQLARMGYCFLRPGDEVTADDIVLIPAFGAPTHELERLKRIGCLLVDTTCGSVVHVWKRVEKYAREGFTAIIHGKYDHEETEATRSRTTLYPNGKFLVVRDRVQAQDVCDYILGRGSREAFLARYAAVATPGFDPDRDLQRVGLANQTTMLSSESLEIAEMIRRAIEQRYGPEEVKTRFRSFDTICSATQERQDAILKLIEEPLDLVIVVGGYNSSNTEHLCEIAAERLPTYHINAPECLVSAREIRHKPAFSKEETTSWDWLPEGPVTIGITAGASTPNKVVGDCIERIVALADVG